In one Siniperca chuatsi isolate FFG_IHB_CAS linkage group LG14, ASM2008510v1, whole genome shotgun sequence genomic region, the following are encoded:
- the ccna1 gene encoding cyclin-A1 isoform X3, translated as MMNSSTNAHCGSHTSKENFPPSSKIDALHVQRAKQRTVLGVLSENEQRGRSLSQGSQFSKHSSISDSSQLTFLNCPSSSSYDVYVEEACEVVLAASGQEVISGSYYLDAEAAALQNEGLRLLLELSSSSCQDASMQSEQDESLMSEQLLCVSEYSEDIHRHLRESEMRFRPRPGYLEKHPEITNDMRVILVDWLVEVVQEYKLRSETLHLAVNYLDRFLSWTAYVKRGKLQLVGTAALLIAATYTKKQLVRMEHVFLRVLAFKMAAPTINQFLRLFMSIHSVCANTENLALYVAELSLLEIDPFLHYTPSIVAAGAYCLATYTVNKSLWPDSLYAFTGYTMAEIVPCMADLHQLYISAESRPQQATREKYKSSMYCRVSWITPPAVLPFL; from the exons ATGAACTCCAGCACAAATGCCCATTGTGGCAGTCACACTAGCAAAGAGAATTTCCCACCTTCAAGCAAAATAGATGCACTGCATGTCCAGCGGGCCAAGCAGCGCACAGTGCTCGGCGTGTTGTCAGAAAATGAGCAGCGTGGTCGATCCCTCAGCCAG GGAAGCCAATTTTCCAAACACAGTTCGATCTCAGACAGCTCCCAGCTCACCTTCCTCAACTGTCCCTCCAGTTCCAGCTATGATGTGTATGTTGAAGAGGCTTGTGAAGTTGTTCTTGCGGCCTCTGGTCAAGAAGTGATCTCAGGCAGCTATTACCTAGATGCCGAAGCTGCTGCCCTGCAAAATGAAGGTTTGCGACTCCTGCTGGAGCTGAGTTCAA GTTCATGCCAGGATGCTTCTATGCAGTCTGAACAAGATGAATCCCTGATGTCAGagcagctgctgtgtgtttccGAGTATTCAGAGGACATTCACCGGCACTTGAGGGAGAGTGAA ATGAGGTTCAGGCCAAGGCCAGGCTACTTAGAGAAACATCCAGAGATTACCAATGACATGCGGGTCATCCTGGTGGACTGGCTGGTGGAAGTTGTCCAGGAATACAAGCTTCGTTCGGAGACTCTGCACCTTGCTGTGAACTATTTGGACCGCTTTCTCTCCTGGACAGCATATGTGAAACGGGGCAAGCTGCAGCTGGTTGGCACAGCTGCATTGCTGATTGCTGC CACCTACACTAAGAAGCAGTTGGTCCGGATGGAGCACGTTTTCCTAAGAGTGCTGGCTTTCAAGATGGCAGCCCCCACAATAAACCAGTTCCTTCGCCTCTTCATGTCCATCCACTCTGTCTGTGCCAACACAGAGAACCTTGCACTG TATGTAGCAGAGTTAAGTCTGCTGGAAATTGATCCATTCCTACATTACACCCCATCTATAGTGGCAGCTGGAGCCTACTGCCTGGCCACCTACACTGTAAACAAATCTCTCTGG cCCGATTCCTTATATGCCTTTACTGGTTATACCATGGCGGAAATTGTGCCCTGCATGGCTGATCTCCACCAGCTATACATCAGTGCAGAGAGTCGACCACAACAGGCCACCAGGGAAAAGTATAAGAGTTCAAT GTATTGTCGTGTTTCATGGATCACTCCACCTGCTGTTCTGCCTTTCCTATGA
- the ccna1 gene encoding cyclin-A1 isoform X4, whose translation MMNSSTNAHCGSHTSKENFPPSSKIDALHVQRAKQRTVLGVLSENEQRGRSLSQGSQFSKHSSISDSSQLTFLNCPSSSSYDVYVEEACEVVLAASGQEVISGSYYLDAEAAALQNEGLRLLLELSSSSCQDASMQSEQDESLMSEQLLCVSEYSEDIHRHLRESEMRFRPRPGYLEKHPEITNDMRVILVDWLVEVVQEYKLRSETLHLAVNYLDRFLSWTAYVKRGKLQLVGTAALLIAAKYEEIFPPELNEFVYITDSTYTKKQLVRMEHVFLRVLAFKMAAPTINQFLRLFMSIHSVCANTENLALYVAELSLLEIDPFLHYTPSIVAAGAYCLATYTVNKSLWLYISAESRPQQATREKYKSSMYCRVSWITPPAVLPFL comes from the exons ATGAACTCCAGCACAAATGCCCATTGTGGCAGTCACACTAGCAAAGAGAATTTCCCACCTTCAAGCAAAATAGATGCACTGCATGTCCAGCGGGCCAAGCAGCGCACAGTGCTCGGCGTGTTGTCAGAAAATGAGCAGCGTGGTCGATCCCTCAGCCAG GGAAGCCAATTTTCCAAACACAGTTCGATCTCAGACAGCTCCCAGCTCACCTTCCTCAACTGTCCCTCCAGTTCCAGCTATGATGTGTATGTTGAAGAGGCTTGTGAAGTTGTTCTTGCGGCCTCTGGTCAAGAAGTGATCTCAGGCAGCTATTACCTAGATGCCGAAGCTGCTGCCCTGCAAAATGAAGGTTTGCGACTCCTGCTGGAGCTGAGTTCAA GTTCATGCCAGGATGCTTCTATGCAGTCTGAACAAGATGAATCCCTGATGTCAGagcagctgctgtgtgtttccGAGTATTCAGAGGACATTCACCGGCACTTGAGGGAGAGTGAA ATGAGGTTCAGGCCAAGGCCAGGCTACTTAGAGAAACATCCAGAGATTACCAATGACATGCGGGTCATCCTGGTGGACTGGCTGGTGGAAGTTGTCCAGGAATACAAGCTTCGTTCGGAGACTCTGCACCTTGCTGTGAACTATTTGGACCGCTTTCTCTCCTGGACAGCATATGTGAAACGGGGCAAGCTGCAGCTGGTTGGCACAGCTGCATTGCTGATTGCTGC AAAATATGAGGAGATCTTCCCTCCTGAGCTGAATGAGTTTGTGTACATCACTGACAGCACCTACACTAAGAAGCAGTTGGTCCGGATGGAGCACGTTTTCCTAAGAGTGCTGGCTTTCAAGATGGCAGCCCCCACAATAAACCAGTTCCTTCGCCTCTTCATGTCCATCCACTCTGTCTGTGCCAACACAGAGAACCTTGCACTG TATGTAGCAGAGTTAAGTCTGCTGGAAATTGATCCATTCCTACATTACACCCCATCTATAGTGGCAGCTGGAGCCTACTGCCTGGCCACCTACACTGTAAACAAATCTCTCTGG CTATACATCAGTGCAGAGAGTCGACCACAACAGGCCACCAGGGAAAAGTATAAGAGTTCAAT GTATTGTCGTGTTTCATGGATCACTCCACCTGCTGTTCTGCCTTTCCTATGA
- the ccna1 gene encoding cyclin-A1 isoform X1, with protein MMNSSTNAHCGSHTSKENFPPSSKIDALHVQRAKQRTVLGVLSENEQRGRSLSQGSQFSKHSSISDSSQLTFLNCPSSSSYDVYVEEACEVVLAASGQEVISGSYYLDAEAAALQNEGLRLLLELSSSSCQDASMQSEQDESLMSEQLLCVSEYSEDIHRHLRESEMRFRPRPGYLEKHPEITNDMRVILVDWLVEVVQEYKLRSETLHLAVNYLDRFLSWTAYVKRGKLQLVGTAALLIAAKYEEIFPPELNEFVYITDSTYTKKQLVRMEHVFLRVLAFKMAAPTINQFLRLFMSIHSVCANTENLALYVAELSLLEIDPFLHYTPSIVAAGAYCLATYTVNKSLWPDSLYAFTGYTMAEIVPCMADLHQLYISAESRPQQATREKYKSSMYCRVSWITPPAVLPFL; from the exons ATGAACTCCAGCACAAATGCCCATTGTGGCAGTCACACTAGCAAAGAGAATTTCCCACCTTCAAGCAAAATAGATGCACTGCATGTCCAGCGGGCCAAGCAGCGCACAGTGCTCGGCGTGTTGTCAGAAAATGAGCAGCGTGGTCGATCCCTCAGCCAG GGAAGCCAATTTTCCAAACACAGTTCGATCTCAGACAGCTCCCAGCTCACCTTCCTCAACTGTCCCTCCAGTTCCAGCTATGATGTGTATGTTGAAGAGGCTTGTGAAGTTGTTCTTGCGGCCTCTGGTCAAGAAGTGATCTCAGGCAGCTATTACCTAGATGCCGAAGCTGCTGCCCTGCAAAATGAAGGTTTGCGACTCCTGCTGGAGCTGAGTTCAA GTTCATGCCAGGATGCTTCTATGCAGTCTGAACAAGATGAATCCCTGATGTCAGagcagctgctgtgtgtttccGAGTATTCAGAGGACATTCACCGGCACTTGAGGGAGAGTGAA ATGAGGTTCAGGCCAAGGCCAGGCTACTTAGAGAAACATCCAGAGATTACCAATGACATGCGGGTCATCCTGGTGGACTGGCTGGTGGAAGTTGTCCAGGAATACAAGCTTCGTTCGGAGACTCTGCACCTTGCTGTGAACTATTTGGACCGCTTTCTCTCCTGGACAGCATATGTGAAACGGGGCAAGCTGCAGCTGGTTGGCACAGCTGCATTGCTGATTGCTGC AAAATATGAGGAGATCTTCCCTCCTGAGCTGAATGAGTTTGTGTACATCACTGACAGCACCTACACTAAGAAGCAGTTGGTCCGGATGGAGCACGTTTTCCTAAGAGTGCTGGCTTTCAAGATGGCAGCCCCCACAATAAACCAGTTCCTTCGCCTCTTCATGTCCATCCACTCTGTCTGTGCCAACACAGAGAACCTTGCACTG TATGTAGCAGAGTTAAGTCTGCTGGAAATTGATCCATTCCTACATTACACCCCATCTATAGTGGCAGCTGGAGCCTACTGCCTGGCCACCTACACTGTAAACAAATCTCTCTGG cCCGATTCCTTATATGCCTTTACTGGTTATACCATGGCGGAAATTGTGCCCTGCATGGCTGATCTCCACCAGCTATACATCAGTGCAGAGAGTCGACCACAACAGGCCACCAGGGAAAAGTATAAGAGTTCAAT GTATTGTCGTGTTTCATGGATCACTCCACCTGCTGTTCTGCCTTTCCTATGA
- the ccna1 gene encoding cyclin-A1 isoform X5, giving the protein MGSQFSKHSSISDSSQLTFLNCPSSSSYDVYVEEACEVVLAASGQEVISGSYYLDAEAAALQNEGLRLLLELSSSSCQDASMQSEQDESLMSEQLLCVSEYSEDIHRHLRESEMRFRPRPGYLEKHPEITNDMRVILVDWLVEVVQEYKLRSETLHLAVNYLDRFLSWTAYVKRGKLQLVGTAALLIAAKYEEIFPPELNEFVYITDSTYTKKQLVRMEHVFLRVLAFKMAAPTINQFLRLFMSIHSVCANTENLALYVAELSLLEIDPFLHYTPSIVAAGAYCLATYTVNKSLWPDSLYAFTGYTMAEIVPCMADLHQLYISAESRPQQATREKYKSSMYCRVSWITPPAVLPFL; this is encoded by the exons GGAAGCCAATTTTCCAAACACAGTTCGATCTCAGACAGCTCCCAGCTCACCTTCCTCAACTGTCCCTCCAGTTCCAGCTATGATGTGTATGTTGAAGAGGCTTGTGAAGTTGTTCTTGCGGCCTCTGGTCAAGAAGTGATCTCAGGCAGCTATTACCTAGATGCCGAAGCTGCTGCCCTGCAAAATGAAGGTTTGCGACTCCTGCTGGAGCTGAGTTCAA GTTCATGCCAGGATGCTTCTATGCAGTCTGAACAAGATGAATCCCTGATGTCAGagcagctgctgtgtgtttccGAGTATTCAGAGGACATTCACCGGCACTTGAGGGAGAGTGAA ATGAGGTTCAGGCCAAGGCCAGGCTACTTAGAGAAACATCCAGAGATTACCAATGACATGCGGGTCATCCTGGTGGACTGGCTGGTGGAAGTTGTCCAGGAATACAAGCTTCGTTCGGAGACTCTGCACCTTGCTGTGAACTATTTGGACCGCTTTCTCTCCTGGACAGCATATGTGAAACGGGGCAAGCTGCAGCTGGTTGGCACAGCTGCATTGCTGATTGCTGC AAAATATGAGGAGATCTTCCCTCCTGAGCTGAATGAGTTTGTGTACATCACTGACAGCACCTACACTAAGAAGCAGTTGGTCCGGATGGAGCACGTTTTCCTAAGAGTGCTGGCTTTCAAGATGGCAGCCCCCACAATAAACCAGTTCCTTCGCCTCTTCATGTCCATCCACTCTGTCTGTGCCAACACAGAGAACCTTGCACTG TATGTAGCAGAGTTAAGTCTGCTGGAAATTGATCCATTCCTACATTACACCCCATCTATAGTGGCAGCTGGAGCCTACTGCCTGGCCACCTACACTGTAAACAAATCTCTCTGG cCCGATTCCTTATATGCCTTTACTGGTTATACCATGGCGGAAATTGTGCCCTGCATGGCTGATCTCCACCAGCTATACATCAGTGCAGAGAGTCGACCACAACAGGCCACCAGGGAAAAGTATAAGAGTTCAAT GTATTGTCGTGTTTCATGGATCACTCCACCTGCTGTTCTGCCTTTCCTATGA
- the ccna1 gene encoding cyclin-A1 isoform X2 — translation MNSSTNAHCGSHTSKENFPPSSKIDALHVQRAKQRTVLGVLSENEQRGRSLSQGSQFSKHSSISDSSQLTFLNCPSSSSYDVYVEEACEVVLAASGQEVISGSYYLDAEAAALQNEGLRLLLELSSSSCQDASMQSEQDESLMSEQLLCVSEYSEDIHRHLRESEMRFRPRPGYLEKHPEITNDMRVILVDWLVEVVQEYKLRSETLHLAVNYLDRFLSWTAYVKRGKLQLVGTAALLIAAKYEEIFPPELNEFVYITDSTYTKKQLVRMEHVFLRVLAFKMAAPTINQFLRLFMSIHSVCANTENLALYVAELSLLEIDPFLHYTPSIVAAGAYCLATYTVNKSLWPDSLYAFTGYTMAEIVPCMADLHQLYISAESRPQQATREKYKSSMYCRVSWITPPAVLPFL, via the exons ATGAACTCCAGCACAAATGCCCATTGTGGCAGTCACACTAGCAAAGAGAATTTCCCACCTTCAAGCAAAATAGATGCACTGCATGTCCAGCGGGCCAAGCAGCGCACAGTGCTCGGCGTGTTGTCAGAAAATGAGCAGCGTGGTCGATCCCTCAGCCAG GGAAGCCAATTTTCCAAACACAGTTCGATCTCAGACAGCTCCCAGCTCACCTTCCTCAACTGTCCCTCCAGTTCCAGCTATGATGTGTATGTTGAAGAGGCTTGTGAAGTTGTTCTTGCGGCCTCTGGTCAAGAAGTGATCTCAGGCAGCTATTACCTAGATGCCGAAGCTGCTGCCCTGCAAAATGAAGGTTTGCGACTCCTGCTGGAGCTGAGTTCAA GTTCATGCCAGGATGCTTCTATGCAGTCTGAACAAGATGAATCCCTGATGTCAGagcagctgctgtgtgtttccGAGTATTCAGAGGACATTCACCGGCACTTGAGGGAGAGTGAA ATGAGGTTCAGGCCAAGGCCAGGCTACTTAGAGAAACATCCAGAGATTACCAATGACATGCGGGTCATCCTGGTGGACTGGCTGGTGGAAGTTGTCCAGGAATACAAGCTTCGTTCGGAGACTCTGCACCTTGCTGTGAACTATTTGGACCGCTTTCTCTCCTGGACAGCATATGTGAAACGGGGCAAGCTGCAGCTGGTTGGCACAGCTGCATTGCTGATTGCTGC AAAATATGAGGAGATCTTCCCTCCTGAGCTGAATGAGTTTGTGTACATCACTGACAGCACCTACACTAAGAAGCAGTTGGTCCGGATGGAGCACGTTTTCCTAAGAGTGCTGGCTTTCAAGATGGCAGCCCCCACAATAAACCAGTTCCTTCGCCTCTTCATGTCCATCCACTCTGTCTGTGCCAACACAGAGAACCTTGCACTG TATGTAGCAGAGTTAAGTCTGCTGGAAATTGATCCATTCCTACATTACACCCCATCTATAGTGGCAGCTGGAGCCTACTGCCTGGCCACCTACACTGTAAACAAATCTCTCTGG cCCGATTCCTTATATGCCTTTACTGGTTATACCATGGCGGAAATTGTGCCCTGCATGGCTGATCTCCACCAGCTATACATCAGTGCAGAGAGTCGACCACAACAGGCCACCAGGGAAAAGTATAAGAGTTCAAT GTATTGTCGTGTTTCATGGATCACTCCACCTGCTGTTCTGCCTTTCCTATGA